Genomic segment of Chloracidobacterium sp. N:
GCAGATCACCGCCACCGTCCCGCCCGGCGCGGCCACTGGCCCCATCTCCATCGCGGCCGCCGGCGTCATTGCCACCAGCCGCGAACCCTTCGTCGTCCTTGAGGCGCCCACCCTCACCAGCTTTTCACCCGCGTCCGGTCCCGTCGGCACGTCCGTCACCATCACCGGCACGAACTTCCTCAACGTCAGCAGCGTCACCTTTGGCGACCTGCCGGCGCCCTTCACCGTCACCAGCCCCACCCAACTCACCGCCACCGTCCCTGTCGGCGCCGTGACCGCCCCCATCCGCGTCATCACCCCGGCCGGCAGCGCCACCAGCGCCACCAGCTTCACCGTCGTCCCACGTGTGCCACCCCAGACCATCGGCGTCTGGCGTCCCACCCAGGGCTTTCTCCTGCGCCAGTCCAACACCGCCGGTCCGCCCGACATTGCCGTTCCCTTGGGTCAGCCCGGCGACCAGCCCGTGGTCGGCGACTGGGACGGCGACGGCAAAACCACCGTCGCGTTGTTCCGCGCCGGGCAGTTTCTTCTGCGCAACGAGAACGCCGTCGGTGCGCCCGTCACCACCGTGGCCTTTGGGCAGGCGGGCGATATACCCGTGGCAGGCGACTGGACGGGCAAGGGCTTTGACAGTGTTGGGGTCTTCCGGCGCGGCGTCTTCCTGCTGCGCAACACCAACACCTCTGGTGCGCCCGACATCATCATCAACTACGGACTGCCGACCGACCTGCCCGTGGTCGGCGACTGGGACGGCGACGGGCGGACGACCATTGGCGCGTTTCGTCCGTCCACGGGCTTTTTCTTCCTGCGCAACGACAACAGCTCCGGCAACGCCGACCTGAGTTTCTTCTACGGTCTGGCGAACGACCTGCCGGTGGCCGGCGACTGGGACGGCGACGGGGTGACGACGGTGGGCATTTTCCGGGCGGGGACGTTTTTCCTGCGCAACACCAACACGGCGGGCTTTGCCGATGTGGCGGTAGGTTTTGGGCAGGCGGGGGATGTGCCGCTGGCCGGGCGCTGGAAGACGCCGCCCGTCATCCCGCCGGGCGATTTTCAGACCGGGAACTCGACCGTGGTCTGGCGCAACCAGACGACGGGCGAAAGCGCCATCTGGGTGATGCAGGGGACGAGCTTTGTGCGCAGCGAGGCGTTGCCGTTTGTAGAGGACTGCTGGGTTGTGGGCGGAGTGGCGGATTTCACCGGCGACGGGGCGACCGACCTGCTGTGGCGCAATCAGGACATCACCGGCTTTGACGCGGTGTGGAGCTTTGCCGGGCTGCGTCCGGTGGCGGCGCTTCCCGTCACGCCCGAACAGACCGACCGCAACTGGTTCATCAGTTGCACGGGGGACTTCAACCGGGACGGGCAGCCGGACATCGTACGGCGCAATCTGGCGACGGATGCCGTGGAGGTGTGGCTGATGAATGGGCGGACGCGGAGTGCCGTCATTCCGCTGGTCATCCCCGGTCTGACGGCGGACGAACGGATTGTGGGGAGCGGGGATTTTGAGGGCAACGGGCAGTTGGGGGTGCTGCTGCACCGGCAGGGGGCCGGGACGGCGCGGGTGGTGACGTTCATCGGGGCGACGGCGGTGGGGAGTCGTCCGCTGCCGGCGCTGGGGCCGGAGTGGCGGCTGGCGGCGGTGGGCGACTACAACCGCGACGGGCAGCCGGACGTGGTGTGGCGCAACGAGCGTACGGGCCAGAACGTCATCTGGCTGCTGCGGAATCTGTCGCTGGTGCAGAGTGTGCCGCTGCCGGCGGTGCCTGACCAGCGGTGGCAGATTGTCGGTCCGCGCTAGGGACCACGCCAGAAACCATACCAGAAACGGGCAGGACGGCTGCCGGTGACGCCCGCGGCGGTCCTGTCCTGTGGCTGTCACGCGCTGCGTTCGCGCAAAAAGGCTTCGTAACGACGGCGGTCGTCGCGGGGCATTTCCTTGATGTAGATGTACACCACCCAGTTGCGGCCGTCCGGGGCACGCTGGTAGCGCACGGCAAAACCGTGCATCCGCACGGTCCCATCCGGCAGGTCAACCTCGATGGCCAGCCGGTTTTTGAAGGCTACCGTGTGATCGCGAATGATGTTGAGCTGGCCGGTCTCAACCGTGCCGGTCAAAATCCGCATTCCCTGCGGTGAGGCTTCCTGTACCCGTCCTGGAATGGTGCGGGAGCGATTGCCTTCGTCGTCAGCATCAATGATCGTCAGCCGCAACGGCAGGTCATAGGAAGCCGTCAGCGGCGGCGAAATGCCCGGCGCAGCACTTGATGAAACCGAGGCCGCCGATGCTGGTGCTTCGGCCACAGTGCCGCCCCGTGGGGAAGGCGGTATGAAACTTTCGTTTCCCTCCTGACTTTGCAACCAGCGCTGGCAGACATCCCCGACTTCCTGCATCGTCTGGGGACGCTCCGCCGGTTGCTTGGCCAGCATGCGCATCGTGAGCTGGACGAGCGCTTCGGGAAGCGACGGATTGATGAGTGAAAGAGGCTTGGGCGGCGTGTCCGTCTGCATCGCCAAAACCTGGCCCGGTGACTTGGCGTAAAATGGCGGACGACCAGCCAGCATCTCGTACAGGATGACACCTAGGCTGTAGATGTCCGTTCGCCAGTCCAGTGCCTCGCCGTGGCATGCCTCCGGTGAGGTGTAGTAGGGCAGACGCGCAATTTCCGAACCCGTGTCATCCGTCACCGAGCCGGCCAGCCCTTCTTTCAGGCAGGCCAACCCCACATCGGCCACCTTCACCCGCAGCGCCTGGGTTTCGGCATCGGCAAACAGCAGGATGTTCTCCGGCTTGAGGTCGAGATGCGGAATGCCGACCGCATGGGCCGCAGCCATCCCCTGCGCAACCCCGGCAATAACCGTTGCCGCGCGACGGGGCGACAGTGGGCGGTGATCAGCCAGTTCCTCGCGTAGATCATGACCGACGACATACTCCGTCACCAGCGCCACATGCCCCTGCCCCATCTCGATGACCGCCTGATAAGCCACCAGGTTGGGCACCTGCAACGTCGTCAGTCGGGTGAGATTCGCCGTG
This window contains:
- a CDS encoding serine/threonine-protein kinase; this encodes MKLCPVCHTCYEDRARFCVRDGAQLLTGLPGPTLLPGDRFRFLRLLATGRMGDAYLATDAVANHHVLIKALPAHLFSNAESCQQFTANLTRLTTLQVPNLVAYQAVIEMGQGHVALVTEYVVGHDLREELADHRPLSPRRAATVIAGVAQGMAAAHAVGIPHLDLKPENILLFADAETQALRVKVADVGLACLKEGLAGSVTDDTGSEIARLPYYTSPEACHGEALDWRTDIYSLGVILYEMLAGRPPFYAKSPGQVLAMQTDTPPKPLSLINPSLPEALVQLTMRMLAKQPAERPQTMQEVGDVCQRWLQSQEGNESFIPPSPRGGTVAEAPASAASVSSSAAPGISPPLTASYDLPLRLTIIDADDEGNRSRTIPGRVQEASPQGMRILTGTVETGQLNIIRDHTVAFKNRLAIEVDLPDGTVRMHGFAVRYQRAPDGRNWVVYIYIKEMPRDDRRRYEAFLRERSA
- a CDS encoding IPT/TIG domain-containing protein gives rise to the protein MCRRFFKPGLVLLLCGITFLTCVIWPGQGYAARVASGTWTPALSSSPAHTFAPSTEITITGFTPTSGPVGTVVSISGTGFQPDEGVSTVNVGNAVDNPEPVVDLQVCFNDVPAAFEVVSDTQILATVPSGATTGPIKVQRDDEEFAVSSVPFVVTTASAPTPPIISNFTPPAGPVGTVVSIFGTNFADVLTVRFNGVAATFSVSNTTQITATVPAGATTGPITVTTTGGTATATPNFIVTTGPTPPIISNFTPPSGPVGTVVNIFGANFANVTNVRFNGVNATFTVASPTQITATVPAGTTTGPITVTTTGGTATATPNFIVTTGPTPPIISNFTPPSGPVGTVVNIFGANFANVTNVRFNGVNATFTVASPTQITATVPAGATTGPISITGPGGTTTSSTPFVVLETPTLTGFAPTSGPVGTIVTISGSGFVQVSEVRFGGVAATFTVNSPTQITATVPPGAATGPISIAAAGVIATSREPFVVLEAPTLTSFSPASGPVGTSVTITGTNFLNVSSVTFGDLPAPFTVTSPTQLTATVPVGAVTAPIRVITPAGSATSATSFTVVPRVPPQTIGVWRPTQGFLLRQSNTAGPPDIAVPLGQPGDQPVVGDWDGDGKTTVALFRAGQFLLRNENAVGAPVTTVAFGQAGDIPVAGDWTGKGFDSVGVFRRGVFLLRNTNTSGAPDIIINYGLPTDLPVVGDWDGDGRTTIGAFRPSTGFFFLRNDNSSGNADLSFFYGLANDLPVAGDWDGDGVTTVGIFRAGTFFLRNTNTAGFADVAVGFGQAGDVPLAGRWKTPPVIPPGDFQTGNSTVVWRNQTTGESAIWVMQGTSFVRSEALPFVEDCWVVGGVADFTGDGATDLLWRNQDITGFDAVWSFAGLRPVAALPVTPEQTDRNWFISCTGDFNRDGQPDIVRRNLATDAVEVWLMNGRTRSAVIPLVIPGLTADERIVGSGDFEGNGQLGVLLHRQGAGTARVVTFIGATAVGSRPLPALGPEWRLAAVGDYNRDGQPDVVWRNERTGQNVIWLLRNLSLVQSVPLPAVPDQRWQIVGPR